The Punica granatum isolate Tunisia-2019 chromosome 4, ASM765513v2, whole genome shotgun sequence genome has a window encoding:
- the LOC116205854 gene encoding protein FRIGIDA-ESSENTIAL 1 isoform X2, protein MIKALISDSCSTQNQEDGLVPLDHSGEKDDGAYYPAKEVKEMGLQSEEDKKQMQSRLAAPEVAPRSLPLGMELTERNKRPAIICGFFAKGWCIRGSSCRFLHVKDNPDSSSKQPVEEKRNERDKGLRDDSEACPPGMLDRLGSSSNQNSSALASSSSSVLPVDPSLPSTDRGDSSKYDDGFISSYRNVIRNGLGRRRYDEDYKIYTSLINRGTSFTLRSNFLADYGHSPNGSVRSLSIHEREVPTSCFPSHSLNSSLNAPPLAFSSLSSNASPLDAQNFLGSEYRSASLLESSSFSSGSGLERHSLQCGNNKRKFSPYNWEPSVPFRPSFSIASVLPSLGHLYDPFHDSIEQPKAGDGVYRASEQQISGQTKGNRVSGCENENSVSSHNQILEQVADKDCHTHGRDSFAAPAETAENSIVDCQNEDALPEESSRPLKENSEVDVRNRTGLRKSDQARLRKDLKDERVRKKVEKSMHHNTNAEEPKESKLLRHFRFVLIDFVKALLRPRWEGGRLTKDAHNLIVKKAVDKVMGTLSPEQVPTSKHLIKEYLSLSEPRIVKLVEAYVDKYGKPCEAS, encoded by the exons ATGATAAAAGCTTTGATCAGTGATTCCTGCTCCACTCAGAACCAGGAGGACGGTTTGGTTCCTCTAGATCACTCTGGTGAAAAGGATGATGGGGCTTATTATCCTGCAAAGGAAGTTAAAGAAATGGGCTTGCAGTCCGAGGAGGATAAGAAGCAAATGCAATCGAG ACTGGCTGCACCTGAGGTGGCACCTAGAAGTTTGCCTCTTGGTATGGAGTTGACGGAAAGAAACAAGCGCCCGGCAATAATATGTGGGTTCTTTGCGAAAGGATGGTGCATAAGAGGCAGTTCATGTAGATTTCTTCATGTAAAAGATAATCCAGACAGTTCTAGCAAACAGCCTGTTGAAGAAAAACGCAATGAGCGTGATAAAG GTTTAAGAGATGATTCTGAGGCATGTCCTCCTGGGATGCTGGATCGATTAGGTTCTTCTTCCAATCAAAATAGTTCTGCATTAGCTTCCAGTTCTTCGTCAGTTCTCCCTGTAGATCCTAGCTTGCCATCAACTGACAGAGGGGATTCTTCCAAGTATGATGATGGATTCATCTCCTCGTATAGAAATGTAATTAGAAATGGCTTGGGTCGCAGGCGCTATGATGAGGATTACAAAATCTACACTTCGCTGATCAACAGAGGCACTTCTTTTACCCTGAGGAGTAACTTTCTGGCTGACTATGGTCATTCTCCAAATGGATCAGTTAGATCATTGAGCATACATGAAAGAGAGGTACCAACATCATGTTTTCCGAGCCACTCACTAAATTCAAGCTTGAATGCCCCTCCTTTGGCTTtcagctctctctcttcaaatGCGAGTCCTCTTGATGCTCAAAATTTTCTGGGCAGTGAATATAGATCTGCTTCTTTGCTTGAAAGTTCATCCTTTTCATCTGGGTCTGGACTAGAAAGACACTCTCTGCAGTGCGGTAACAATAAGAGGAAATTCTCTCCTTATAATTGGGAGCCGTCTGTGCCTTTTCGACCTTCGTTTTCAATTGCTTCTGTTCTACCATCTCTAGGACACCTCTATGACCCATTTCATGATAGTATCGAACAGCCAAAAGCAGGAGATGGAGTATACAGAGCATCAGAACAGCAAATATCTGGTCAAACTAAAGGAAACCGGGTCTCAGGttgtgaaaatgaaaattcagtgTCTTCTCACAACCAGATCCTTGAGCAAGTGGCAGACAAGGATTGTCATACCCATGGGAGAGATTCATTTGCAGCTCCTGCTGAGACGGCTGAGAATTCCATTGTTGATTGCCAAAACGAAGATGCATTGCCTGAAGAGAGCAGCCGGCCACTCAAAGAAAATTCAGAAGTAGATGTACGCAATAGGACTGGTCTTCGTAAAAGCGACCAGGCAAGACTCAGAAAGGACCTGAAAGATGAGAGGGTCAGAAAAAAGGTTGAAAAGAGCATGCACCATAATACAAATGCAGAGGAGCCCAAGGAATCAAAGTTGCTGAGGCATTTTAGATTTGTTCTTATTGATTTTGTAAAAGCGCTGTTAAGACCAAGGTGGGAGGGTGGTCGTCTAACCAAGGATGCCCATAATTTGATAGTGAAGAAGGCAGTTGATAAGGTGATGGGTACCCTGAGCCCCGAACAGGTTCCTACTAGCAAGCATTTGATAAAGGAGTATCTTTCCTTGTCGGAGCCCAGAATTGTGAAGCTAGTGGAG GCATATGTGGATAAGTATGGCAAACCTTGTGAAGCCAGTTGA
- the LOC116205854 gene encoding protein FRIGIDA-ESSENTIAL 1 isoform X1, whose protein sequence is MSPPSADREGHAPPRQEASDSDAEYEEIVEEEEVEEEEDDGEGGEEDMEIDELEVEVKVERGDEQKGEREERRGGGGPAQEDSTRGKATENRNHGRVQKRTETPFGGAKAYLHDGKMIKALISDSCSTQNQEDGLVPLDHSGEKDDGAYYPAKEVKEMGLQSEEDKKQMQSRLAAPEVAPRSLPLGMELTERNKRPAIICGFFAKGWCIRGSSCRFLHVKDNPDSSSKQPVEEKRNERDKGLRDDSEACPPGMLDRLGSSSNQNSSALASSSSSVLPVDPSLPSTDRGDSSKYDDGFISSYRNVIRNGLGRRRYDEDYKIYTSLINRGTSFTLRSNFLADYGHSPNGSVRSLSIHEREVPTSCFPSHSLNSSLNAPPLAFSSLSSNASPLDAQNFLGSEYRSASLLESSSFSSGSGLERHSLQCGNNKRKFSPYNWEPSVPFRPSFSIASVLPSLGHLYDPFHDSIEQPKAGDGVYRASEQQISGQTKGNRVSGCENENSVSSHNQILEQVADKDCHTHGRDSFAAPAETAENSIVDCQNEDALPEESSRPLKENSEVDVRNRTGLRKSDQARLRKDLKDERVRKKVEKSMHHNTNAEEPKESKLLRHFRFVLIDFVKALLRPRWEGGRLTKDAHNLIVKKAVDKVMGTLSPEQVPTSKHLIKEYLSLSEPRIVKLVEAYVDKYGKPCEAS, encoded by the exons ATGTCCCCGCCCTCCGCCGATCGTGAGGGCCACGCTCCGCCGCGCCAGGAGGCCTCGGACTCCGACGCTGAGTACGAAGAAATCGTAGAAGAAGAGGAggtggaagaggaggaggatgatggagagggaggagaagaagacatGGAAATTGATGAACTGGAAGTAGAAGTGAAGGTGGAGCGAGGGGACGAGCAGAAAGGCGAGCGAGAGGAACGGCGAGGAGGAGGCGGACCAGCTCAAGAGGATAGTACCC GTGGAAAGGCTACCGAGAACAGGAATCATGGAAGAGTGCAGAAGAGAACAGAAACTCCTTTCGGTGGAGCCAAGGCTTATTTGCATGATGGAAAGATGATAAAAGCTTTGATCAGTGATTCCTGCTCCACTCAGAACCAGGAGGACGGTTTGGTTCCTCTAGATCACTCTGGTGAAAAGGATGATGGGGCTTATTATCCTGCAAAGGAAGTTAAAGAAATGGGCTTGCAGTCCGAGGAGGATAAGAAGCAAATGCAATCGAG ACTGGCTGCACCTGAGGTGGCACCTAGAAGTTTGCCTCTTGGTATGGAGTTGACGGAAAGAAACAAGCGCCCGGCAATAATATGTGGGTTCTTTGCGAAAGGATGGTGCATAAGAGGCAGTTCATGTAGATTTCTTCATGTAAAAGATAATCCAGACAGTTCTAGCAAACAGCCTGTTGAAGAAAAACGCAATGAGCGTGATAAAG GTTTAAGAGATGATTCTGAGGCATGTCCTCCTGGGATGCTGGATCGATTAGGTTCTTCTTCCAATCAAAATAGTTCTGCATTAGCTTCCAGTTCTTCGTCAGTTCTCCCTGTAGATCCTAGCTTGCCATCAACTGACAGAGGGGATTCTTCCAAGTATGATGATGGATTCATCTCCTCGTATAGAAATGTAATTAGAAATGGCTTGGGTCGCAGGCGCTATGATGAGGATTACAAAATCTACACTTCGCTGATCAACAGAGGCACTTCTTTTACCCTGAGGAGTAACTTTCTGGCTGACTATGGTCATTCTCCAAATGGATCAGTTAGATCATTGAGCATACATGAAAGAGAGGTACCAACATCATGTTTTCCGAGCCACTCACTAAATTCAAGCTTGAATGCCCCTCCTTTGGCTTtcagctctctctcttcaaatGCGAGTCCTCTTGATGCTCAAAATTTTCTGGGCAGTGAATATAGATCTGCTTCTTTGCTTGAAAGTTCATCCTTTTCATCTGGGTCTGGACTAGAAAGACACTCTCTGCAGTGCGGTAACAATAAGAGGAAATTCTCTCCTTATAATTGGGAGCCGTCTGTGCCTTTTCGACCTTCGTTTTCAATTGCTTCTGTTCTACCATCTCTAGGACACCTCTATGACCCATTTCATGATAGTATCGAACAGCCAAAAGCAGGAGATGGAGTATACAGAGCATCAGAACAGCAAATATCTGGTCAAACTAAAGGAAACCGGGTCTCAGGttgtgaaaatgaaaattcagtgTCTTCTCACAACCAGATCCTTGAGCAAGTGGCAGACAAGGATTGTCATACCCATGGGAGAGATTCATTTGCAGCTCCTGCTGAGACGGCTGAGAATTCCATTGTTGATTGCCAAAACGAAGATGCATTGCCTGAAGAGAGCAGCCGGCCACTCAAAGAAAATTCAGAAGTAGATGTACGCAATAGGACTGGTCTTCGTAAAAGCGACCAGGCAAGACTCAGAAAGGACCTGAAAGATGAGAGGGTCAGAAAAAAGGTTGAAAAGAGCATGCACCATAATACAAATGCAGAGGAGCCCAAGGAATCAAAGTTGCTGAGGCATTTTAGATTTGTTCTTATTGATTTTGTAAAAGCGCTGTTAAGACCAAGGTGGGAGGGTGGTCGTCTAACCAAGGATGCCCATAATTTGATAGTGAAGAAGGCAGTTGATAAGGTGATGGGTACCCTGAGCCCCGAACAGGTTCCTACTAGCAAGCATTTGATAAAGGAGTATCTTTCCTTGTCGGAGCCCAGAATTGTGAAGCTAGTGGAG GCATATGTGGATAAGTATGGCAAACCTTGTGAAGCCAGTTGA